From the genome of Geminocystis herdmanii PCC 6308, one region includes:
- a CDS encoding cysteine synthase A, translating into MDIKDGFVGTIGNTPLIRLNSFSEETGCEILGKAEFLNPGGSVKDRAALYIIQEAEKQGLLKPGGTVVEGTAGNTGIGLAHICNAKGYKCVIVIPETQSQEKMDALRTLGAEVRAVPAVPYKNPNNYVKLSGRIAQEMDNAIWANQFDNLANRQAHYETTGKEIWEQTDGKVSAWVASTGTGGTFAGVSLFLKDKNPDVKCVLADPLGSGLYSYVKTGEIKIEGNSITEGIGNSRITANMEGVTIDDAIQVTDQEAVRVIYQLLRKEGLFMGGSVGINVGAAVALAKQLGPGHTIVTVLCDGGGRYQSRLYNREWLESKGLFISENP; encoded by the coding sequence ATGGATATTAAAGACGGCTTTGTAGGAACTATTGGCAATACTCCTTTAATTCGCTTAAACAGTTTTAGTGAAGAAACAGGATGCGAAATCTTGGGAAAAGCGGAGTTTTTAAATCCGGGAGGTTCTGTGAAAGACAGAGCCGCATTATATATAATTCAAGAAGCTGAAAAGCAAGGGCTATTAAAACCGGGAGGTACAGTGGTAGAAGGCACTGCTGGAAATACGGGGATCGGTTTAGCTCATATCTGTAATGCTAAGGGTTATAAGTGCGTCATCGTCATTCCTGAAACTCAATCTCAGGAAAAAATGGACGCTTTAAGAACTTTAGGCGCTGAAGTTCGGGCTGTTCCTGCTGTACCCTATAAGAATCCGAATAATTACGTTAAATTATCGGGGAGGATTGCACAGGAAATGGATAACGCCATTTGGGCAAATCAGTTTGATAATTTGGCAAATCGTCAAGCGCATTATGAAACAACGGGGAAGGAAATATGGGAACAAACTGACGGTAAAGTCTCCGCTTGGGTAGCCTCTACGGGTACGGGAGGAACTTTTGCAGGGGTTTCTCTATTTTTGAAGGATAAAAATCCTGACGTTAAATGTGTTTTAGCTGATCCTCTTGGTAGTGGCTTATATAGCTATGTTAAAACAGGGGAAATCAAAATAGAAGGCAATTCCATCACTGAGGGCATTGGTAATAGTAGAATTACCGCAAATATGGAGGGCGTAACCATCGACGATGCTATTCAAGTTACAGATCAGGAAGCCGTCAGGGTAATTTATCAGTTATTACGCAAAGAAGGCTTATTTATGGGAGGTTCGGTTGGTATTAATGTGGGAGCGGCAGTTGCTTTAGCTAAACAATTAGGACCGGGTCATACGATCGTAACAGTATTATGTGATGGTGGAGGACGTTATCAATCTCGTCTTTATAACCGTGAATGGTTAGAATCCAAAGGGCTTTTTATTTCTGAAAACCCGTGA
- a CDS encoding NADPH-dependent FMN reductase, translating into MKISIIVASTNTNLALAQQLNTIALEMGQTTQIINLVEEILPLYTTKVQTQQGIPDKVKELAQTLMNTDAMIFVAPEYNGGIPPTLTNAIAWLSVSGDDWRGCFNGKPAVIATHSGGGGQYVLSAMRNQLAYIGMNVVGRQILTTNSKPLNLDSAREVITQLIKLSS; encoded by the coding sequence ATGAAAATCTCTATTATTGTTGCAAGTACAAATACAAATTTAGCCCTTGCGCAACAACTTAACACCATCGCTTTAGAAATGGGGCAAACAACCCAAATCATTAACTTAGTCGAAGAAATTTTACCTTTATACACAACTAAAGTTCAAACTCAACAAGGTATTCCTGATAAAGTCAAAGAATTAGCTCAAACCTTGATGAATACCGATGCCATGATTTTTGTTGCCCCCGAATATAACGGAGGCATCCCTCCCACTTTAACGAATGCGATCGCATGGTTAAGCGTAAGCGGTGACGATTGGCGAGGATGCTTTAACGGTAAACCTGCCGTAATTGCCACCCATAGCGGAGGCGGTGGGCAATACGTTTTGTCAGCCATGAGAAATCAGTTAGCCTATATAGGAATGAACGTAGTAGGAAGACAAATTTTAACCACCAATAGTAAACCCCTCAATTTAGATTCTGCTAGGGAAGTGATCACACAATTGATCAAGTTATCTTCTTAA
- a CDS encoding DUF445 domain-containing protein, translated as MPIEFSNWWQIIIPPVAGSIIGYFTNDLAIKMLFRPYKPLYFFKKQLPFTPGLIPRNQERLAKRVSDTIMSSLLTPDELQKLAKRLLQTERVKGAILWLLQLALKQIKEDKEQKTAKILADILRDLFGDSLPKLLKVIARKDEFLQKQIDQIFDRILLEFKLTEIQARQLSDWLLEVIFAPDLLRLALINFLSDRNISVIDDGFKEKTSGTYWVVANLFGVKNALSRLRTFCLDEKEIANTRIKELLLSLEIRNRLKEFFLTFSLQNLPVATVNQLRQTTNKAVRDYIQEKGANFIHEFSSSIEWQKVSILIINRLQASSVVSNSLGLISEELALILERYLEEDLEKIVAEAIPILSIDQVIIDRIKATTPENLEEATQSIVKSELQAIVNLGGILGFIIGVMQSVILFMK; from the coding sequence ATGCCCATAGAATTTAGTAATTGGTGGCAAATAATTATTCCCCCTGTCGCAGGTTCAATTATTGGATATTTTACCAACGATTTAGCTATAAAAATGCTATTTCGTCCTTATAAACCGCTATATTTTTTTAAGAAACAATTACCCTTTACTCCGGGTTTAATTCCTCGTAATCAAGAGAGATTAGCGAAAAGAGTTTCTGATACGATTATGAGTTCGTTATTAACTCCTGATGAGTTGCAAAAATTGGCAAAAAGATTATTGCAAACAGAAAGAGTGAAAGGTGCTATTTTATGGTTATTACAGTTAGCTTTAAAACAAATTAAAGAAGATAAAGAACAAAAAACTGCTAAAATTTTAGCAGATATTTTAAGAGATTTGTTTGGGGATTCTTTACCTAAGTTATTAAAAGTTATTGCTAGAAAAGATGAGTTTTTACAAAAGCAAATAGATCAAATTTTCGATCGAATCTTACTAGAGTTTAAATTAACGGAAATTCAAGCTAGACAACTATCTGACTGGTTATTGGAAGTAATTTTTGCCCCGGATTTATTACGTTTAGCTTTGATTAACTTTTTGAGCGATCGAAATATTAGTGTTATTGATGATGGTTTCAAAGAAAAAACAAGCGGTACTTATTGGGTAGTGGCTAATTTATTCGGTGTAAAAAATGCTTTAAGTCGTCTGCGAACTTTTTGTTTAGATGAAAAAGAAATAGCTAATACAAGAATCAAAGAGTTATTACTATCTTTGGAAATTAGAAACAGATTAAAAGAGTTTTTTCTAACTTTTTCTTTACAAAATTTACCCGTTGCTACGGTTAATCAATTACGTCAAACGACTAATAAAGCAGTACGGGATTATATTCAAGAAAAAGGAGCAAATTTTATCCATGAATTTAGTAGTTCGATCGAGTGGCAGAAAGTCTCAATCTTAATTATTAATCGTTTACAGGCTTCCAGTGTCGTTAGCAATTCTTTAGGTTTAATTAGTGAAGAATTAGCCCTAATTTTAGAGCGTTATTTAGAAGAAGATTTAGAAAAAATTGTCGCAGAAGCCATCCCCATTTTATCGATCGATCAAGTTATTATCGATCGTATTAAAGCAACAACTCCCGAAAATTTAGAGGAAGCTACCCAAAGTATAGTTAAAAGTGAATTACAGGCGATCGTCAATTTAGGGGGAATTTTAGGCTTTATCATCGGTGTTATGCAAAGCGTCATATTGTTTATGAAATAA
- the ubiE gene encoding bifunctional demethylmenaquinone methyltransferase/2-methoxy-6-polyprenyl-1,4-benzoquinol methylase UbiE, which produces MNLPPHAQDVKTLFNQIAPVYDQMNDGLSLGIHRIWKAMTVKWSQPSNGGLALDLCCGSGDITFLTAKQMRNGKVIGVDFSCELLTEAKRKQAGKFLVSDVEWLEADVLDLPFEDNYFDSATMGYGLRNVIDIPTCLLEIKRVLKPCAKVAILDFHKPEADWIANSQKWYLDNVVVRMADFLNIKAEYEYIYPSLERFPDGKEQINLALNAGFNNGIHYPLLGGIMGVLVLTK; this is translated from the coding sequence ATGAATTTACCTCCCCACGCCCAAGACGTTAAAACTTTATTTAATCAAATTGCACCCGTTTATGATCAAATGAATGATGGTTTAAGTCTGGGTATCCATCGCATTTGGAAAGCCATGACAGTGAAATGGAGTCAGCCTTCTAATGGCGGATTAGCCTTAGATTTATGTTGTGGCAGTGGGGATATTACGTTTTTAACAGCAAAACAGATGAGAAACGGGAAGGTTATCGGGGTGGACTTTTCTTGTGAATTATTAACTGAGGCAAAAAGAAAACAAGCGGGAAAATTTTTAGTTAGTGATGTGGAATGGTTAGAAGCGGATGTGTTAGATTTGCCTTTTGAGGATAACTATTTTGATAGTGCCACTATGGGTTATGGTTTAAGAAATGTGATAGACATACCCACTTGTTTGCTCGAAATTAAACGGGTTTTAAAGCCTTGTGCTAAAGTGGCAATTCTCGATTTTCATAAACCCGAAGCGGATTGGATAGCAAACAGTCAAAAATGGTATTTAGATAACGTAGTAGTGAGAATGGCGGATTTTTTGAATATCAAAGCCGAATATGAGTATATTTACCCTAGTTTAGAGCGTTTTCCTGACGGGAAAGAGCAAATTAATTTAGCTTTGAATGCAGGATTCAACAATGGGATACATTACCCCCTATTAGGTGGTATAATGGGAGTTCTAGTATTAACTAAATAG
- a CDS encoding DUF4327 family protein has translation MPTKQVIHPMVKLQQKVSSLVNSQIIQPHDSIGKVALLFGNEWSFLKSELLAFGFSMQDPVSDLLVVEKWDE, from the coding sequence ATGCCTACAAAGCAAGTTATTCACCCTATGGTGAAGTTGCAACAAAAAGTATCTTCTCTTGTCAATTCACAAATTATTCAACCTCATGATAGTATCGGTAAAGTAGCTCTCTTATTCGGTAATGAGTGGTCTTTTTTGAAGTCTGAGTTATTAGCTTTCGGTTTCTCTATGCAAGATCCTGTTAGTGATTTGCTCGTAGTTGAAAAGTGGGATGAATAA
- a CDS encoding DUF3800 domain-containing protein: MTETKIRNYYVDEAGDLTLFDKRGKVMLGKNGVSNTFMIGVVRLSNPILVKETLDKLRDNLLLDPIFKNISSMQPSAKKTALLFHAKNDHPQIRQEVFNILGQFEAKVQIAIRRKSELINYAKHLQEDKQEKLSEEKIYDSLVTLLFKNMLHQADENRIIFARLGTSERRESLANAIRNAKNNFNQKWGKNYDSPTIIDVKKSSEEVGLQVIDYYLWALQRLYERNDDSFFLPLALNYSLIVDVDDKRKRWSGEWYSKKNPLTLEKIKPLIS; encoded by the coding sequence ATGACAGAAACGAAAATTCGTAACTACTATGTAGATGAAGCAGGGGATTTAACATTATTTGATAAAAGAGGAAAGGTAATGTTAGGCAAAAATGGAGTTTCTAATACTTTTATGATAGGAGTTGTTAGACTATCAAATCCTATTTTAGTCAAAGAAACATTAGACAAATTAAGAGATAATTTATTACTTGATCCCATATTTAAAAATATATCTTCAATGCAACCATCAGCAAAGAAAACGGCTTTACTTTTTCACGCAAAAAATGACCATCCTCAAATACGTCAAGAGGTTTTTAACATTTTAGGTCAATTTGAAGCAAAAGTACAAATTGCTATTAGGAGAAAAAGTGAATTAATTAATTATGCTAAACATCTTCAAGAAGATAAACAAGAGAAATTATCAGAGGAGAAAATTTACGATAGTTTAGTGACTTTGTTATTTAAAAATATGTTGCATCAAGCCGATGAAAATAGAATTATTTTTGCTAGATTAGGTACATCTGAAAGACGAGAATCCTTAGCTAATGCTATTAGAAATGCTAAAAATAATTTTAACCAAAAATGGGGTAAAAATTATGATTCACCAACAATAATTGATGTAAAAAAATCTTCAGAAGAAGTAGGATTACAAGTTATTGATTATTATCTATGGGCGTTACAAAGATTATATGAGCGAAACGATGATAGCTTTTTCTTACCTTTAGCCCTCAATTATTCCTTAATTGTAGATGTAGATGATAAACGAAAAAGATGGTCTGGAGAGTGGTATTCTAAAAAAAATCCTTTAACCTTAGAAAAGATAAAGCCCTTAATAAGCTAG
- a CDS encoding GAF domain-containing SpoIIE family protein phosphatase produces the protein MSIFNYNSVNSENINDDLAGEDYTPILVLKELVASLQKEQNKIQNLLSSLSFALRSFNNLNQFLELTPLMVARVTDGEGGALILYGKNNQVKLEQIYCQNNQYRDEIINSFETVVKDINIYLKKREKNVNDLPEIDSLSSFIQDKFQEKLSPILKIFSTPILIKNIERGRLYIFSQDADYLWTQTRKKLAQLVADQTAVAIANHELTVELRSKERQDRELEIASEIQSRLLPRKCPIIKGLQIAAKCQTANRVGGDYYDFIPVNYDQWTENTSDINNAPCEPWSIVIGDVMGKGVPAGLIMTMTRGMLRAEVLNRHSPARVLEHLNRVMYADLDNSHRFVTLFYSEYDPQSHTLRYANAAHNPPLLWRKQTQKIIRLDTDGMLIGLQSDSKYEDDRINLELNDIILYYTDGLTDAVNQNNQRFDEDNLHLCFDYACQNYDSAEEILHYIFRKIEEFIGFGHKNTDDMTLIVVKFDPNDSIVCAVRQ, from the coding sequence GTGTCTATTTTTAACTATAATTCCGTCAATTCAGAAAACATTAATGATGATTTAGCCGGGGAAGATTATACCCCTATTTTAGTATTGAAAGAATTAGTAGCGAGTTTACAAAAAGAACAAAATAAAATCCAAAATTTACTTAGTTCTTTAAGTTTTGCCCTCCGTAGTTTTAATAATTTGAATCAATTTTTAGAATTAACCCCTTTAATGGTAGCAAGGGTAACGGATGGTGAAGGAGGGGCTTTAATCCTTTATGGGAAAAATAATCAAGTCAAATTAGAACAAATTTACTGTCAAAATAATCAGTATCGTGATGAAATAATTAATTCATTTGAAACTGTCGTCAAAGATATTAATATATACTTAAAAAAAAGAGAAAAAAATGTTAATGATTTACCTGAAATAGATTCTTTATCATCTTTTATTCAAGATAAATTTCAAGAAAAATTGTCCCCTATTTTAAAAATTTTTAGTACCCCTATTTTAATTAAAAATATTGAAAGGGGAAGGCTATATATTTTTAGTCAAGATGCTGATTATTTATGGACTCAAACCCGTAAAAAACTAGCTCAATTAGTCGCTGATCAAACTGCGGTGGCGATCGCAAACCATGAGTTAACAGTTGAATTACGATCGAAAGAGCGTCAAGATCGAGAATTAGAGATTGCCTCAGAAATTCAATCCCGATTATTACCAAGAAAATGTCCTATTATCAAAGGTTTACAGATAGCCGCCAAATGCCAGACAGCTAATCGAGTTGGGGGAGACTACTATGATTTTATCCCCGTCAATTATGATCAATGGACAGAAAATACATCTGACATCAATAATGCTCCTTGTGAACCTTGGAGTATTGTCATCGGCGATGTGATGGGTAAAGGTGTACCCGCAGGGTTAATTATGACAATGACAAGGGGAATGTTACGAGCCGAAGTCTTAAACCGTCATTCTCCAGCACGGGTATTAGAGCATTTAAACAGAGTAATGTACGCAGATTTAGATAATTCCCATCGTTTCGTCACCTTATTTTACTCCGAATATGATCCTCAAAGTCATACTTTAAGATATGCTAACGCCGCCCATAATCCACCTTTGTTATGGCGTAAACAAACACAAAAAATTATTCGTTTAGATACAGATGGAATGTTAATTGGGTTACAATCTGATTCCAAATATGAGGACGATCGTATTAACTTAGAATTAAATGATATTATTCTTTACTATACCGATGGTTTAACCGATGCCGTAAACCAAAATAATCAGAGATTTGACGAAGATAATTTACATCTTTGTTTTGATTATGCCTGTCAAAATTATGACTCGGCGGAGGAGATTCTTCATTATATTTTCCGCAAAATTGAAGAATTTATTGGTTTTGGGCATAAAAACACTGATGATATGACTCTTATTGTAGTAAAATTTGACCCCAACGATTCGATCGTCTGTGCTGTCAGGCAATAG
- a CDS encoding folate/biopterin family MFS transporter, producing the protein MFINIYQLKIKQYIENNLLFGNKLTPELFAILTVYFVQGILGLARLAVSFFLKDDLMLSPAQVSALMGVAAIPWVTKPIIGFLSDGKPLFGYRRRSYLILSGILGSMAWLSLGTIVHNAWGATIAILFTSLSVAMSDVIVDSVVVERAKNESLVKSGSLQSLTWGSSALGGLITAYFSGALLQQFSNNIVFLITACFPLLVVGIAGLIIEKPVEKETISNPFQGQIKQLWQTITQKSILAPVIFIALWQGTPSADSAFFFFSTNELGFTPEFLGRVRLITSLASLIGILCYQNWLKQISFRVMLGWSVVLSSLLGMTSLILVTHFNRTLGIDDHWFSLGDSLVLTVMGQIAFMPVLVLSARLCPEGIEASFFALLMSIWNLAGLLSHELGALLTHWLGVTETNFEHLWLLLLITNLSSLLPLPLLKLLPNEDPQMHNSLKNLPVSEIYEHHTPGGMLGQDIMPEVVLSNIKELGVEKK; encoded by the coding sequence ATGTTTATCAATATTTATCAACTAAAAATTAAGCAATATATAGAAAATAACTTGTTATTCGGGAATAAACTCACCCCCGAATTATTTGCCATCCTAACGGTATATTTTGTACAGGGTATTTTAGGATTAGCTAGACTTGCCGTCAGTTTTTTCCTTAAAGATGACTTAATGTTATCCCCCGCTCAAGTTTCCGCTTTAATGGGAGTAGCCGCTATTCCTTGGGTGACGAAGCCCATTATCGGTTTTTTAAGTGATGGAAAACCCCTTTTTGGTTATCGCCGTCGCAGTTATTTAATTCTTTCTGGTATTTTAGGTTCGATGGCATGGTTAAGTTTAGGTACGATCGTACATAATGCTTGGGGTGCAACTATTGCCATCTTATTTACCTCCCTCTCCGTTGCCATGAGTGACGTAATTGTGGATTCTGTGGTAGTAGAAAGGGCAAAAAATGAATCCTTAGTTAAATCTGGCTCTCTACAATCTCTTACATGGGGAAGTTCCGCTTTAGGTGGCTTAATTACAGCCTATTTCAGTGGTGCATTATTACAGCAATTTAGTAACAATATCGTCTTTCTAATTACCGCTTGTTTCCCCTTATTAGTCGTAGGTATCGCAGGATTAATTATCGAAAAACCTGTAGAAAAAGAAACCATATCTAACCCTTTTCAAGGACAAATTAAGCAATTATGGCAAACCATTACCCAAAAATCCATTTTAGCACCAGTTATCTTTATCGCTCTTTGGCAAGGTACACCTAGTGCCGATTCTGCCTTTTTCTTCTTCTCTACCAATGAATTAGGATTCACCCCCGAATTTTTAGGCAGAGTTAGACTGATTACCAGTTTAGCCTCTCTTATTGGGATATTATGTTATCAAAATTGGCTCAAACAAATTTCCTTCCGTGTCATGTTAGGGTGGAGTGTGGTGTTATCTTCCCTATTGGGCATGACAAGTTTAATCTTAGTTACTCATTTTAATCGTACTTTAGGCATTGATGATCACTGGTTTAGCTTAGGAGATAGCCTTGTGTTAACGGTAATGGGACAAATTGCCTTTATGCCTGTATTGGTTTTGTCTGCTCGTCTTTGTCCTGAAGGTATCGAAGCGAGTTTTTTCGCCCTTTTAATGTCCATCTGGAATTTAGCAGGGTTATTGTCTCATGAATTGGGCGCTTTACTAACTCATTGGTTAGGAGTAACTGAGACTAATTTTGAGCATCTTTGGTTATTGCTACTTATCACCAATTTATCGAGTTTACTACCCTTACCACTGCTAAAATTATTACCTAATGAAGACCCTCAAATGCACAATTCTTTGAAAAATTTACCTGTATCGGAAATTTATGAACATCATACCCCCGGAGGGATGTTAGGTCAAGATATAATGCCAGAAGTTGTTTTAAGTAACATTAAAGAGTTAGGAGTTGAAAAAAAATAG
- the queC gene encoding 7-cyano-7-deazaguanine synthase QueC, with translation MSKKAIVLFSGGLDSATSAAIALTQGYETIALSFRYGQKHAKELEVAQKLAPKLGISQHHIIDVNLSLWGGSSLTDNNLSIPQEGVKSDVIPSTYVPGRNTVFIAIALSLAEATQAEAIYLGINAIDYSGYPDCRPEYLQVFQQLANLSSKVGVEGKAPQLIAPLVTMSKVEILKKALELNVPIDETWSCYQGGELPCGVCDSCRIRNDALLKLGIETLNN, from the coding sequence ATGTCAAAAAAAGCTATTGTTTTATTTTCAGGAGGTTTAGATTCCGCCACCAGTGCCGCCATCGCCCTTACACAAGGTTATGAAACCATCGCCCTGTCATTCCGCTACGGACAAAAACACGCCAAAGAATTGGAAGTAGCTCAAAAATTAGCCCCCAAATTAGGCATCTCCCAACATCATATCATCGATGTAAACCTTTCTCTCTGGGGAGGTTCTTCCCTTACTGACAACAATTTATCTATTCCCCAAGAAGGCGTTAAATCTGATGTCATTCCCTCTACTTATGTGCCGGGGAGAAACACCGTTTTTATTGCCATCGCCCTTTCTCTGGCAGAAGCAACCCAAGCAGAAGCTATTTATTTAGGCATTAATGCCATTGATTATTCTGGTTATCCTGATTGTCGCCCCGAATATTTACAGGTTTTTCAACAATTAGCCAATCTCTCCTCTAAAGTTGGTGTTGAAGGAAAAGCACCTCAATTAATTGCTCCTTTAGTCACCATGTCTAAGGTAGAAATTCTGAAAAAAGCCCTCGAACTAAATGTACCGATCGATGAAACTTGGTCGTGCTATCAAGGAGGAGAACTACCTTGCGGAGTCTGTGATTCCTGTCGTATTCGTAATGATGCTTTACTCAAGTTAGGTATTGAAACACTTAATAACTGA
- a CDS encoding ArsR/SmtB family transcription factor — MNISYLEEKTKLIPCTPHNIESELIETFKAQILSNDKAQRMAEFFSLLGDSNRLRILSVLAQQELCVCDLAATLDMSESAVSHQLRTLKVMRLVAYQKRGRKVFYRLLDHHVLELYRSVAEHLEETD, encoded by the coding sequence ATGAATATATCTTATCTCGAAGAAAAAACGAAATTAATTCCTTGTACTCCTCATAATATTGAAAGTGAATTAATCGAGACTTTTAAGGCACAAATATTAAGTAACGATAAGGCGCAAAGAATGGCGGAATTTTTTAGTTTATTAGGGGATTCTAACCGTTTAAGAATTTTATCGGTATTAGCGCAACAGGAGTTGTGTGTGTGTGATTTAGCGGCTACTTTAGATATGAGTGAGTCGGCGGTATCTCATCAATTAAGGACATTAAAAGTCATGCGTTTAGTTGCCTATCAAAAAAGAGGTAGAAAGGTTTTTTATCGACTTTTAGATCATCATGTTTTAGAATTATATCGATCGGTCGCTGAACATTTAGAGGAAACGGATTAG
- a CDS encoding NAD-dependent epimerase: protein MNKILVTGAAGFIGFHLSLSLVKQNHQVIGIDNLNDYYEVSLKKARLQELEQFDNFHFHFMNLHDRTAINRLFEQEKFDLVVNLAAQAGVRYSLENPHVYADSNVVGFLNILEGCRHYPVKHLVYASSSSVYGMNTKIPFSTEDPVDRPVSLYAATKRANELMAYTYSHLYNIPSTGLRFFTVYGPWGRPDMALFLFTKAILAEKSIPVFNYGKMQRDFTYIDDIVLGIEKVMDKIPSGVPPHKLYNIGNNQPVELLHLIEVLEKTLGKTAVKEFLPMQPGDVLTTYADVDDLIADVGFSPKTPIETGVEKFVNWYRDYYQLS from the coding sequence ATGAATAAAATTTTAGTAACGGGTGCGGCAGGTTTTATTGGTTTTCATTTATCCCTATCTCTAGTAAAGCAAAATCATCAAGTCATTGGCATTGATAATCTTAATGACTATTATGAAGTCTCTCTCAAGAAAGCTCGTCTTCAAGAATTAGAGCAATTTGATAACTTTCACTTTCACTTCATGAATCTGCACGATCGAACTGCCATTAATCGCCTTTTTGAGCAAGAAAAATTTGATCTAGTCGTTAACCTTGCCGCTCAAGCAGGAGTGCGTTATTCCCTTGAAAATCCCCATGTTTACGCTGATAGTAATGTAGTAGGATTTTTGAATATTCTCGAAGGTTGTCGTCATTATCCCGTTAAACATCTGGTTTATGCCTCCTCTAGTTCCGTTTATGGTATGAATACAAAAATACCTTTTAGTACAGAAGACCCCGTCGATCGACCTGTAAGTTTATATGCAGCCACAAAAAGAGCAAATGAACTCATGGCTTACACCTACAGTCATCTTTATAATATTCCTAGTACTGGTTTACGCTTTTTCACGGTTTATGGCCCTTGGGGAAGACCTGATATGGCATTATTTTTGTTTACTAAAGCGATATTAGCAGAAAAATCGATCCCTGTTTTCAATTACGGCAAAATGCAACGAGATTTTACCTACATTGACGATATTGTTTTAGGTATCGAAAAAGTAATGGATAAAATACCGTCAGGAGTTCCTCCCCATAAACTATATAATATCGGCAATAATCAACCTGTGGAATTATTGCATCTAATTGAAGTCCTCGAAAAAACTTTAGGAAAAACTGCCGTCAAAGAATTTTTACCCATGCAACCGGGAGATGTTTTAACTACCTATGCTGATGTGGATGATTTAATTGCCGATGTGGGTTTTAGCCCAAAAACTCCCATTGAAACAGGAGTCGAAAAGTTTGTTAATTGGTATCGTGACTATTATCAGCTAAGTTAA